The DNA region TCAAACTTGTTCCTATAGTTAAAGAGTTTCTTTCATTCAAATTTGAAGATAAATAATTACCAATAACAATAGCTAAACCATTTGCTCCAAAGCATAAACTATACAAAAATGTTGATAAGCCATAATGTGTTTGTAATATAAATGGTGATGCTGAAATATATCCAAATAATGCTCCCATAGAAAATGCCTGAATTAAAACAAGCAATGTAAATTTTTTATTTTTTAAAACTTGAAAAACATTTAGATAAGTATCTATTATGGAACCTCTTTTTCTATTTTCTATTTTCAATGATTCTTTAAACCGAAAACATATCATTAATAAAATAAATCCTATAACTCCAAGTATAACAAATATAGCCTGCCAATTTCCTATTCCTAACAAAAAACTTCCCATAACTGGAGATATTATAGGAGCAATTCCATTTATAACCATCAATAATCCAAAAAATTTTCTCATCTCTTCACCTTGATAAAGATCTGTAGAAACTGCTCTAGAAATAACTAATGCTCCTGCTGCAGAGGAACCTTGTATAAATCTAAAAATAATCATCATATAAATATTTGGAACAAGGATAATAACTAAAGTACTTAGTAAAAATATTATTAAACTTATGATTAAAGAGATTTTTCGTCCATATTTATCACTTATTGGTCCTATTATTAATTGTCCTAGAGCTAATCCTATCATTCCACCAGTTAATGTCATTTGAGTTAAAGATGTACTTACATTAAAATATTTTGATAATGTAGGTAATGATGGTAGATACAAATCTGTTACAAAAGGTCCAAATCCAGATAATGTTCCTAAAAATAAAAGTAAAAATAATTTTGAATTTTTTTGTTGCATTGTATGATTTCCTTCCTTTTTTATTAAAAAATGATGTTTATCTTTCTTCAATATGATTTATTATACAATTTTAAACTATTATAACATAAATTCTTTAATAAATTAATAAATAAAAAAACACACTAATAAAGTGTGTTGAAATTTTAAAATGGCGCTTCCTAATGGACTCGAACCATTGACGCTGCGGTTAACAGCCGCATGCTCTACCGACTGAGCTAAGGAAGCAAGTTGCTT from Fusobacterium simiae includes:
- a CDS encoding multidrug effflux MFS transporter, whose amino-acid sequence is MQQKNSKLFLLLFLGTLSGFGPFVTDLYLPSLPTLSKYFNVSTSLTQMTLTGGMIGLALGQLIIGPISDKYGRKISLIISLIIFLLSTLVIILVPNIYMMIIFRFIQGSSAAGALVISRAVSTDLYQGEEMRKFFGLLMVINGIAPIISPVMGSFLLGIGNWQAIFVILGVIGFILLMICFRFKESLKIENRKRGSIIDTYLNVFQVLKNKKFTLLVLIQAFSMGALFGYISASPFILQTHYGLSTFLYSLCFGANGLAIVIGNYLSSNLNERNSLTIGTSLMLLTSIILFFILTMNLSVFLVEILFFLLLLGFGFILASAASLAMDSERNQAGSASAMIGFFPFFFGGVVSPLVGIGNIFYSTSITIFLCSLVTYILFLIVKKIF